In one window of Mesorhizobium sp. B2-1-1 DNA:
- the recQ gene encoding DNA helicase RecQ, whose amino-acid sequence MPISTASVPPDAPDRKQRVLKDVFGFDDFRPGQAEIMDALLGGRHVLAVMPTGAGKSLCYQVPALVLGGLAIVVSPLVALMQDQVAALRLAGVSADTINSSIEREANVAAWRRVASGQTRLLYLAPERLMTERMLDALARLDVSLIAVDEAHCISQWGPAFRREYEDLSRLRSIFPRVPIIALTATADEATRTDIEARLFAGRAETVVLGFDRPNIKLALEAKQDSKRQLLRFVERHAGKSGIVYCLSRKKTEEMAAFLEKNGVTALAYHAGMSKETREANQNAFMTLSGVVMVATIAFGMGIDKPDVAYVFHTDLPGSLEAYYQEIGRAGRDGRAAEAHMLYGLGDIRMRRLFIDDEESSPEHKRRGHRRLDTLIGYCEAVQCRRQILLGYFGEQAAPCGNCDNCLDQAPRADGGTEARIILTAVAQTGERFGAAHVIDILLGHETEKVLARGHQTLTSFRAGAAHRKTVWLSLIRQLVAGGFLVPDPDGHGGLAISESGRALGRGEVAFHYRVEMRDPLARGRKRSGEGSAAGAEGVDASLLGALKALRLRLAKERQVPAYVVFSDRTLIDMAERRPRDLDAFAEVNGVGAAKLREFGEIFLGAIAGHHPN is encoded by the coding sequence ATGCCAATATCGACGGCAAGTGTTCCGCCGGATGCACCAGACCGCAAGCAACGCGTGCTGAAGGACGTGTTCGGCTTCGACGATTTTCGTCCCGGCCAGGCCGAAATCATGGACGCGCTGCTGGGCGGACGCCATGTGCTGGCCGTCATGCCGACGGGTGCGGGCAAATCGCTCTGCTACCAGGTTCCGGCGCTGGTCCTGGGCGGCCTTGCGATCGTCGTCTCACCGCTGGTGGCGCTGATGCAGGATCAGGTCGCGGCGTTGCGCCTTGCCGGCGTGTCAGCCGATACGATCAACTCCTCGATCGAGCGCGAGGCCAATGTGGCGGCATGGCGCCGTGTCGCCTCCGGCCAGACGCGCCTGCTCTACCTTGCGCCGGAGCGGCTGATGACCGAGCGGATGCTCGACGCGCTGGCCAGGCTCGACGTCAGCCTGATCGCCGTCGACGAGGCGCATTGCATCTCGCAATGGGGCCCGGCGTTCCGGCGCGAATATGAGGATCTGTCGCGGCTGCGCTCCATCTTCCCGCGAGTGCCGATCATCGCGCTGACGGCGACGGCGGACGAGGCTACCCGCACCGATATCGAAGCGCGTCTGTTTGCCGGGCGCGCCGAAACCGTGGTGCTGGGTTTCGACCGGCCGAACATCAAGCTTGCCCTCGAGGCCAAGCAGGACAGCAAGCGCCAGTTGCTGCGCTTCGTCGAGCGTCACGCGGGCAAAAGCGGCATCGTCTACTGCCTGTCACGCAAGAAGACCGAGGAGATGGCGGCCTTCCTCGAGAAGAACGGCGTCACCGCGCTCGCCTATCACGCCGGGATGAGCAAGGAGACGCGTGAGGCGAATCAGAACGCCTTCATGACGCTCTCCGGCGTCGTCATGGTGGCGACCATCGCCTTCGGCATGGGCATCGACAAGCCCGACGTCGCCTATGTCTTCCACACCGACCTGCCGGGCAGCCTTGAAGCCTATTATCAGGAGATCGGTCGCGCGGGCCGCGACGGGCGGGCGGCCGAGGCGCATATGCTTTACGGGCTCGGCGACATCCGCATGCGGCGCCTGTTCATCGACGACGAAGAATCATCACCTGAACACAAGAGGCGCGGGCATCGCCGGCTCGATACGTTGATCGGCTATTGCGAGGCGGTACAGTGCCGCCGCCAGATCCTGCTCGGCTATTTCGGCGAACAGGCAGCGCCCTGCGGCAATTGCGACAATTGCCTCGACCAGGCGCCGCGTGCCGATGGCGGAACGGAAGCGCGGATCATCCTGACGGCCGTCGCGCAGACCGGCGAGCGCTTCGGCGCCGCCCATGTCATCGACATCCTGCTCGGCCACGAGACGGAGAAAGTACTGGCGAGAGGCCATCAAACGCTGACCAGTTTCCGGGCCGGCGCGGCGCATAGGAAAACGGTCTGGCTGTCGCTTATCCGGCAACTGGTCGCCGGCGGGTTCCTTGTGCCGGATCCGGACGGCCATGGCGGCCTCGCCATTTCCGAAAGCGGCCGCGCCCTCGGGCGCGGCGAGGTTGCGTTCCATTATCGCGTCGAGATGCGGGACCCTCTCGCGCGCGGCAGGAAGCGATCCGGGGAAGGCTCCGCCGCCGGCGCCGAGGGTGTGGATGCATCGCTGCTGGGCGCGCTCAAGGCGCTGCGGCTGCGGCTGGCCAAGGAGCGGCAGGTGCCGGCCTATGTCGTGTTCTCCGACCGCACGCTGATCGACATGGCCGAACGCCGCCCGCGCGACCTCGACGCGTTCGCCGAGGTGAATGGCGTGGGAGCGGCAAAGCTTAGGGAATTCGGGGAAATTTTTCTGGGCGCAATCGCGGGACATCATCCGAATTGA
- a CDS encoding 50S ribosomal protein L21 — MFAVIKTGGKQYRVAANDLLKIEKVEANVGDIVEIGHVLAHGEGENVTFGAPFVDGAVVTAEVVEQGKNRTVIAFKKRRRQNSRRKIGHRQLLTTVRISEILLGGAKPAKKTAAKAEAKAEVAADAAPKEAKAKKDAPKEEAKAETAAAPLFKAPKGEPDDLTVIKGIGPVAAKDLNEQGIITFAQLAKLTEKDVAKIDENMPFSAEQIKDWREQAKELAKK, encoded by the coding sequence ATGTTCGCAGTCATCAAAACGGGCGGCAAGCAGTATCGCGTCGCCGCCAACGATCTCCTGAAGATCGAAAAAGTCGAAGCCAATGTCGGCGACATCGTCGAGATCGGCCACGTGCTCGCGCATGGCGAGGGCGAGAATGTCACGTTCGGCGCGCCGTTCGTCGACGGCGCGGTCGTCACCGCCGAAGTCGTCGAGCAGGGCAAGAACCGCACGGTCATCGCTTTCAAGAAGCGCCGCCGCCAGAATTCGCGCCGCAAGATCGGCCATCGCCAGTTGCTGACCACGGTCAGGATCTCCGAGATCCTGCTGGGCGGCGCCAAGCCGGCCAAGAAGACCGCTGCCAAGGCGGAAGCCAAGGCCGAGGTAGCCGCCGACGCGGCGCCGAAGGAAGCCAAGGCCAAGAAGGATGCCCCGAAGGAAGAGGCAAAGGCCGAGACCGCGGCAGCGCCGCTGTTCAAGGCGCCGAAGGGCGAGCCGGACGATCTGACCGTGATCAAGGGCATCGGCCCGGTCGCCGCCAAGGATCTCAACGAACAGGGCATCATCACCTTCGCCCAGCTCGCCAAGCTGACCGAGAAGGATGTGGCCAAGATCGACGAGAACATGCCGTTCAGCGCCGAGCAGATCAAGGACTGGCGCGAGCAGGCCAAGGAACTGGCAAAGAAGTAA
- the rpmA gene encoding 50S ribosomal protein L27 — protein MAHKKAGGSSRNGRDSHSKRLGVKKFGGEAVIPGNIIIRQRGTTWHPGVNVGMGTDHTLFALEAGAVTFNKKANGRTYVSVNPITKAAE, from the coding sequence ATGGCACACAAGAAAGCTGGCGGCTCGTCGCGCAACGGTCGCGACTCGCATTCCAAGCGTCTGGGCGTGAAGAAGTTCGGCGGCGAAGCCGTCATCCCGGGCAACATCATCATTCGTCAACGCGGCACCACCTGGCATCCCGGCGTCAATGTCGGCATGGGCACGGATCACACCCTTTTCGCGCTCGAAGCCGGCGCCGTGACGTTCAACAAAAAAGCCAACGGCCGAACCTACGTATCGGTCAACCCGATTACCAAAGCAGCGGAGTAG
- a CDS encoding GNAT family N-acetyltransferase produces MVAEAEDSEDESYAIDCPVLATERLVMRAPRESDIAQLVELADNRHVAEMLARMPHPYGEAEARAFLAMTKSRRAGIAYALTLAGTETFVGCAGLNTTDRGLELGYWIGEPYWKRGFATEASHALVDLAFQRTNIQVLHASTRVINPASRRVIHKCGFQYAGQGMLNSIVAGQVPVERYRLDRKTWTSLRNWVHF; encoded by the coding sequence ATGGTTGCCGAAGCGGAAGACTCAGAAGACGAAAGTTATGCGATCGATTGCCCGGTGCTGGCCACCGAGCGGCTGGTGATGCGGGCTCCGCGCGAAAGCGATATCGCGCAATTGGTCGAGCTCGCCGACAATCGTCATGTCGCCGAGATGCTGGCGCGCATGCCGCATCCCTATGGCGAGGCCGAGGCACGCGCTTTCCTGGCCATGACCAAGTCGCGCCGCGCCGGCATCGCCTATGCGCTGACGCTGGCGGGCACCGAAACCTTCGTTGGCTGCGCCGGATTGAATACCACCGACCGCGGACTGGAGCTCGGCTACTGGATCGGTGAGCCCTATTGGAAGCGCGGCTTCGCCACCGAGGCGTCGCACGCCCTGGTCGATCTCGCGTTCCAGCGGACAAACATCCAGGTGCTTCATGCCTCGACGCGGGTCATCAATCCGGCCTCGCGCCGGGTGATCCACAAATGCGGCTTCCAGTATGCGGGCCAGGGCATGCTGAACTCGATCGTCGCCGGCCAGGTGCCCGTCGAGCGTTACCGCCTCGACCGGAAGACATGGACCAGCCTGCGCAACTGGGTACATTTTTGA
- a CDS encoding endonuclease/exonuclease/phosphatase family protein, translated as MKLVTYNIQYGIGLDGQYDVGRIADAVRGADVIALQEVTRNNPRNGGRDMVAEIGEALPDYFAVYGSNFEANIGSRIENGRAITTTFQLGNMVLSKTPIHLSRNLLLPRSRSFEMMNFQRGALEALIETPLGFIRFYSIHLDHRSPVERASQIQFLRRRLLNYALEGGALSGVAEIGLPELPHPEAFVGMGDFNMLAGSPEYVELAGRPDHEFGMPLTADFAVDAALRLNVAGDDLVSWVDPKDPGNTDRHKRIDYIFTSASLARSLKRLWVDRKAVGSDHLPVWAELG; from the coding sequence ATGAAGCTTGTAACCTACAACATCCAGTACGGCATCGGCCTCGATGGGCAGTACGATGTCGGGCGTATCGCCGACGCCGTGCGCGGCGCCGATGTCATCGCGCTGCAGGAGGTCACCCGCAACAATCCCAGGAACGGCGGACGCGACATGGTCGCCGAGATCGGCGAGGCGCTGCCCGACTATTTCGCCGTCTATGGCAGCAATTTCGAGGCCAATATCGGCTCGCGCATCGAAAACGGCCGCGCCATCACCACCACCTTCCAGCTCGGCAACATGGTGCTGTCGAAGACGCCCATTCATCTGTCGCGCAACCTGCTCCTGCCGCGAAGCCGCAGCTTCGAGATGATGAACTTCCAGCGCGGCGCGCTGGAGGCGCTGATCGAGACGCCGCTTGGTTTCATCCGCTTCTATTCCATCCATCTCGATCACCGCAGCCCGGTCGAGCGCGCCAGCCAGATCCAGTTCCTGCGCCGGCGCCTGTTGAACTATGCGCTTGAAGGCGGCGCGCTGTCCGGCGTCGCCGAGATCGGCCTGCCGGAACTGCCGCACCCCGAGGCCTTCGTCGGCATGGGCGACTTCAACATGCTGGCCGGATCGCCCGAATATGTCGAACTCGCCGGCCGGCCGGACCACGAATTCGGCATGCCGCTGACCGCCGACTTCGCCGTCGATGCCGCCCTGCGCCTCAATGTCGCCGGCGACGATCTCGTCAGCTGGGTCGACCCCAAGGACCCCGGCAATACCGACCGCCACAAGCGTATCGACTATATCTTCACCAGCGCCTCGCTTGCCCGGTCGCTGAAGCGCCTGTGGGTCGACCGAAAGGCTGTTGGCTCGGACCATCTGCCGGTATGGGCCGAACTGGGCTGA
- the obgE gene encoding GTPase ObgE yields MKFLDQAKVYVRSGDGGAGSVSFRREKFIEFGGPDGGDGGRGGDVWLEAVDGLNTLIDYRYQQHFKAKTGTHGMGRNMTGAKGADVTLKVPAGTQVFEEDNETLICDLTVVGQRFLLAKGGNGGFGNQHFKTSTNQAPRRANPGQPGEELNIWLRLKLIADAGLVGLPNAGKSTFLASVTAAKPKIADYPFTTLHPGLGVARIDAREFVIADIPGLIEGAHEGVGIGDRFLGHVERTRVLLHLVSAQEENPGKAYKTVRAELEAYGHGLTDKAEILALSQVDTLDADERKKKVASLKRAAGRAPMLLSAVTGEGVEAVLRALMAVVAEARDAIAAPVDTRWEK; encoded by the coding sequence ATGAAATTTCTCGATCAAGCCAAGGTCTATGTCCGCTCCGGCGACGGGGGCGCGGGTTCCGTGTCGTTCCGGCGCGAGAAATTCATCGAGTTCGGCGGACCGGACGGCGGCGATGGCGGCCGCGGCGGCGACGTCTGGCTGGAAGCGGTCGACGGGCTGAACACGCTGATCGACTACCGCTACCAGCAGCATTTCAAGGCCAAGACCGGCACTCATGGCATGGGCCGCAACATGACCGGCGCCAAGGGCGCCGACGTCACGCTGAAAGTGCCGGCTGGAACGCAGGTGTTCGAAGAGGACAACGAGACGCTGATCTGCGACCTCACCGTGGTCGGCCAGCGCTTCCTGCTGGCCAAGGGCGGCAATGGCGGCTTCGGCAACCAGCATTTCAAGACCTCGACCAACCAGGCGCCGCGCCGCGCCAATCCGGGTCAGCCCGGCGAGGAGCTCAACATCTGGCTCAGGCTGAAGCTGATCGCCGATGCCGGGCTGGTCGGGTTGCCCAATGCCGGCAAATCGACCTTTCTCGCCTCCGTCACCGCCGCCAAGCCGAAGATCGCCGACTATCCCTTCACCACGCTGCATCCCGGCCTGGGGGTGGCACGCATCGATGCGCGCGAATTCGTCATCGCCGACATTCCCGGCCTCATCGAAGGCGCGCATGAGGGCGTCGGCATCGGCGATCGCTTCCTTGGCCATGTCGAGCGCACGCGCGTGCTGCTGCACCTGGTGTCGGCGCAGGAGGAGAACCCCGGCAAGGCCTACAAGACCGTGCGCGCCGAACTCGAAGCCTATGGCCATGGCTTGACCGACAAGGCCGAGATACTGGCCCTTTCGCAGGTCGACACGCTTGATGCGGATGAGCGCAAGAAGAAGGTCGCGTCGCTGAAGCGCGCCGCCGGCCGTGCGCCGATGCTTCTGTCGGCGGTCACCGGCGAAGGGGTCGAAGCGGTGCTGCGCGCGCTGATGGCGGTGGTGGCCGAAGCGCGCGACGCGATCGCGGCGCCGGTCGACACGCGCTGGGAAAAATAG
- the proB gene encoding glutamate 5-kinase has protein sequence MQSLKKYRRITVKIGSALLVDRTAGLKRDWLASLADDIAVLAQGGAEILVVSSGAIALGRTILDLGKRALKLEESQAAAAVGQIALAGAWSDALGKGGLKSGQILLTLGDTEERRRYLNARATISTLLKMKAVPVINENDTVATSEIRYGDNDRLAARVATMMGADLLVLLSDIDGLYTAPPARDPEAKFVAVVDRITPEIEAMAGAAASELSRGGMRTKLDAGKIATAAGTAMIITSGTRLSPLMAIERGERATFFRPSAHPVKGYKSWIAGQLEPAGRLTVDAGAVGALTSGKSLLPAGVKLVSGNFSRGDTVAILSPEGREIARGLVAYDAADAVRIAGLKTTEIETVLGYEARSAMIHRDDLVVSLAGDQVTGGG, from the coding sequence GTGCAGTCGCTGAAGAAATACCGACGCATCACCGTCAAGATCGGTTCGGCGCTTCTGGTCGACCGCACCGCTGGGCTGAAGCGCGACTGGCTGGCGTCGCTGGCCGACGACATCGCCGTGCTGGCTCAAGGCGGCGCGGAAATCCTGGTCGTGTCGTCGGGCGCCATCGCGCTGGGCCGTACCATTCTGGATCTTGGAAAAAGGGCGCTGAAGCTCGAGGAGAGCCAGGCGGCCGCAGCCGTCGGCCAGATCGCGCTGGCCGGCGCCTGGTCGGATGCGCTCGGCAAGGGCGGGTTGAAATCGGGCCAGATCCTGCTCACGCTTGGCGACACCGAGGAGCGCCGCCGCTACCTCAACGCCCGGGCGACGATCTCGACGCTCTTGAAGATGAAGGCGGTGCCGGTCATCAACGAGAACGACACCGTGGCGACCTCCGAGATCCGCTATGGCGACAATGACCGGCTGGCCGCGCGGGTGGCGACGATGATGGGCGCCGACCTTTTGGTGCTGCTCTCGGATATAGACGGTCTCTACACCGCGCCGCCGGCGCGTGACCCGGAGGCCAAATTCGTCGCGGTGGTCGATCGCATCACGCCTGAGATCGAAGCGATGGCGGGCGCAGCGGCTTCCGAACTGTCGCGCGGCGGCATGCGCACGAAGCTCGACGCCGGCAAGATCGCCACCGCGGCCGGCACCGCCATGATCATTACCTCTGGCACGCGGCTTTCGCCGCTGATGGCGATCGAGCGCGGCGAGCGCGCCACCTTCTTCCGCCCGAGCGCCCATCCGGTGAAAGGCTACAAGAGCTGGATCGCCGGCCAGCTCGAACCGGCGGGAAGGCTGACCGTCGATGCCGGCGCCGTCGGGGCCCTGACGTCGGGCAAGTCGCTGCTGCCGGCCGGTGTGAAGCTGGTCAGCGGCAATTTCTCGCGCGGCGATACGGTGGCGATCCTGTCGCCCGAGGGCCGCGAGATCGCCCGCGGGCTGGTTGCCTATGATGCCGCGGATGCCGTAAGGATCGCAGGCCTGAAGACAACCGAAATCGAGACCGTGCTCGGCTACGAGGCGCGTTCGGCGATGATCCACCGCGACGACCTTGTGGTCAGCCTCGCGGGCGACCAAGTAACGGGCGGAGGATGA
- a CDS encoding glutamate-5-semialdehyde dehydrogenase yields MLKLHEKSRNDTVATMADLGRRARAAARPLAIATTAAKNAALAAMAEAIIARERAILDANAIDIANGHEAGLSASSMDRLKLNPARIRAMADGIREIAELGDPVGDVIASWERPNGLRIERVRTPLGVIGVIYESRPNVTADAGALCLKAGNPVILRGGSDSLNSSSVIHACLVDGLKAAGLPQDAIQLVPTADRAAVGEMLKGLGGNLDVIIPRGGKSLVERVQTEARVPVFAHLEGICHLYVDRSAKLDMAVGIAVNAKMRRTGICGAAETLLVDRAVASTHLVPILDALRAAGCEIHADAEVLKLFFDAKPATDADWVTEYLDAVIAVKLVDGVAGAIEHIETFSSHHTEAIVAEDAQAVERFFNEIDSAILLHNASTQFADGGEFGMGAEIGIATGKMHARGPVGVEQLTSFKYRVRGSGQVRP; encoded by the coding sequence ATGCTGAAGCTGCATGAAAAATCCCGGAACGATACAGTGGCGACGATGGCCGACCTCGGCCGCCGTGCCCGCGCCGCCGCACGACCGCTGGCCATCGCCACGACAGCCGCCAAGAACGCGGCACTTGCCGCCATGGCGGAGGCGATCATCGCCCGCGAGCGAGCCATACTTGACGCCAATGCCATCGACATCGCGAACGGGCATGAAGCCGGTCTGTCGGCGTCCTCCATGGACCGGCTGAAGCTCAATCCAGCCCGCATCCGCGCCATGGCCGACGGCATTCGCGAAATTGCCGAACTCGGCGATCCCGTCGGCGACGTGATCGCCAGTTGGGAGCGGCCGAACGGCCTCAGGATCGAGCGCGTGCGCACGCCGCTCGGCGTCATCGGCGTCATCTATGAGAGCCGGCCGAACGTCACGGCGGATGCCGGCGCGCTCTGCCTCAAGGCCGGCAACCCGGTGATCCTGCGCGGCGGCTCGGATTCGCTGAACTCGTCGTCGGTGATCCACGCCTGCCTGGTCGACGGCTTGAAGGCAGCCGGCCTGCCTCAGGACGCCATCCAGCTTGTGCCGACCGCCGACCGCGCCGCCGTCGGCGAAATGCTGAAGGGCCTCGGCGGCAATCTCGACGTCATCATCCCGCGCGGCGGCAAGAGCCTGGTCGAGCGGGTGCAGACCGAGGCCCGCGTGCCGGTCTTCGCGCATCTCGAAGGCATCTGCCATCTCTATGTCGACCGCTCGGCCAAGCTCGACATGGCGGTCGGCATCGCCGTCAACGCCAAGATGCGGCGCACCGGCATCTGCGGCGCTGCCGAAACGCTGCTGGTCGACCGTGCGGTTGCCTCCACCCACCTGGTGCCGATCCTCGACGCCTTGCGCGCCGCCGGCTGCGAGATCCATGCCGATGCCGAGGTGCTGAAGCTGTTCTTCGACGCCAAGCCGGCGACCGATGCCGACTGGGTCACCGAATATCTCGACGCCGTCATCGCGGTGAAGCTGGTCGACGGTGTCGCTGGCGCAATCGAGCATATCGAGACTTTCTCCTCGCATCACACCGAGGCGATCGTCGCCGAGGACGCGCAGGCGGTGGAACGGTTCTTCAACGAGATCGACTCGGCGATCCTGCTGCACAACGCCTCAACGCAGTTCGCCGATGGCGGCGAGTTCGGCATGGGCGCCGAGATCGGCATCGCCACCGGCAAGATGCACGCGCGCGGGCCCGTTGGCGTCGAGCAGCTGACCTCGTTTAAATACCGCGTGCGCGGCTCGGGACAGGTGAGGCCTTGA
- a CDS encoding nicotinate-nucleotide adenylyltransferase — protein sequence MPHAGKGLAVGLFGGSFNPPHAGHALVAEIALRRLALDQLWWMVTPGNPLKNTHELAPLAERLRLSERIAKNPKIKVTAFEAAHHVRYTADALALVKARNPGVDFVWIMGADSLRDFHRWQRWREIVMTFPIAVIDRPGATLSFLSSVVAKTFDYARVDEGDAPRLARMKAPAWTFIHGPRSSLSSTAIREQAKG from the coding sequence ATGCCGCATGCCGGCAAAGGCCTTGCCGTCGGCCTGTTCGGCGGCTCGTTCAATCCGCCGCATGCCGGCCACGCGCTGGTCGCCGAGATCGCGCTCAGGCGGCTGGCGCTCGATCAGCTGTGGTGGATGGTCACCCCGGGCAATCCACTGAAGAACACGCACGAGCTGGCGCCGCTGGCCGAGCGGCTGCGCCTGTCCGAACGGATCGCCAAGAACCCGAAGATCAAGGTAACCGCCTTCGAAGCGGCGCATCATGTGCGCTACACCGCCGACGCGCTGGCGCTGGTCAAGGCGCGCAATCCCGGCGTCGACTTCGTCTGGATCATGGGCGCCGACAGCTTGCGCGATTTCCACCGCTGGCAGCGCTGGCGCGAAATCGTCATGACCTTCCCGATCGCGGTCATCGACCGTCCGGGCGCGACGCTGTCGTTCCTGTCGTCGGTCGTGGCCAAGACCTTCGACTATGCCCGCGTCGACGAAGGCGATGCGCCAAGGCTCGCCCGCATGAAGGCGCCCGCGTGGACCTTCATCCACGGCCCGCGCTCGTCGCTGTCGTCGACGGCTATCCGCGAGCAGGCGAAGGGCTGA